Proteins found in one Quercus robur chromosome 2, dhQueRobu3.1, whole genome shotgun sequence genomic segment:
- the LOC126697152 gene encoding uncharacterized protein LOC126697152, whose translation MDEVNSTESSQDVSNAESPLWQYVTKVEKPAGASVKSSGNTYFKCNYCDIVFMGSYSRVKAHLLQISGKGIRACRNVSKSHRLEMQRMHDQVEANKLEQEQRSHIPLPPPPPGRGIPISPFRRQEGSDSSHSTNPVDAKRRKVTMNTTLEKAFQNNARHDLDSRIVRMFYTGGLPFNFARNPHYRSSYAFAATQSISGYLPPGYNALRTTLLQKEKAHVERLLKPIKDSWLENGVSIVSDGWSDPQRRPLINIMAVSDGGPVFIKAIDGSGEFKDKHYIAGVLKDAIKEIGHEKVVQVITDNANVMKAAGALIEGEYPKIFWTPCVVHTLNLALKNICAAKNTEKNEVTYEKCSCITCVADDASFIRVFIMNHSMRLAMFNEFCPLKLLQVADTRFASVVVTLKRLKLIKRCLQAMAISDQWASYREDDIGKAQKVKDMILSDLWWDNIDYILEFTAPIYDMLRIADTDKPCLHLVYEMWDSMIEKVKVVIYRHEGLEEDQYSSFWGVVYDILIDRWTKNSTPLHCLAHSLNPKYYSIEWISENPKRIPPHRDHEISMERSKCLERYFEDENDLTVVKYEFAKFSGGRRNEEYIHTATKMWDIAGDSWNESDMHGGAGILENAALTLDEPELEAIVIGNVNTSATTSESEVRSEAIDLEDDDIWV comes from the exons ATGGACGAAGTTAATAGCACAGAAAGTTCACAAGACGTGTCAAATGCTGAATCCCCTCTTTGGCAGTATGTGACTAAGGTAGAAAAACCAGCTGGTGCATCTGTGAAATCTAGTGGAAACACATATTTTAAGTGCAACTATTGTGATATAGTTTTTATGGGATCCTATTCTAGGGTTAAGGctcatttattacaaatttctGGCAAAGGTATTAGAGCATGCCGTAATGTGTCAAAGAGCCATAGGTTGGAAATGCAGCGAATGCATGATCAAGTTGAGGCTAATAAGTTAGAGCAAGAACAGAGAAGTCATATTCCCTTACCCCCACCTCCCCCAGGCCGTGGGATACCTATTTCCCCATTTCGGAGACAAGAAGGGAGTGATAGTAGTCATAGTACAAATCCGGTTGATGCTAAGAGGAGGAAGGTGACTATGAATACTACTTTGGAGAAAGCATTTCAGAATAATGCTAGACATGATTTAGATAGTAGAATTGTTAGGATGTTTTACACCGGTGGGCTTCCGTTTAACTTTGCAAGGAACCCACATTATCGTAGTTCCTATGCATTTGCTGCTACTCAAAGCATTTCGGGTTATCTTCCTCCTGGATACAATGCTTTGAGAACAACACTTTTGCAAAAGGAAAAAGCTCATGTTGAAAGACTCTTGAAACCAATTAAGGACTCTTGGCTTGAAAATGGTGTAAGTATAGTTTCTGATGGATGGTCAGATCCACAAAGGAGGCCTCTTATTAATATAATGGCTGTATCAGATGGGGGTCCAGTGTTTATAAAGGCAATTGATGGGTCAGGTGAGTTCAAAGATAAGCATTACATTGCTGGGGTGTTAAAGGATGCTATAAAAGAGATTGGACATGAAAAAGTTGTCCAAGTCATCACTGataatgcaaatgtgatgaAGGCTGCTGGAGCTCTTATTGAGGGTGAgtatcctaaaatattttggacaccTTGTGTTGTCCACACTCTCAATCTAgctttgaagaatatttgtgCAGCAAAAAACACTGAAAAGAATGAAGTTACATATGAGAAATGTAGTTGTATTACATGTGTTGCTGATGATGCATCCTTCATACGTGTTTTTATCATGAACCATTCTATGAGGTTGGcaatgtttaatgaattttgtcCATTAAAATTGCTCCAAGTTGCTGATACTAGATTTGCTTCGGTGGTTGTAACGTTGAAAAGgttgaagttgataaaaagatgccttcAAGCCATGGCTATTAGTGACCAATGGGCTTCTTATAGGGAGGATGACATTGGAAAAGCTCAAAAGGTGAAAGATATGATTCTAAGTGATCTTTGGTGGGATAATATTGATTATATCCTTGAATTCACGGCACCCATTTATGATATGCTACGAATAGCAGACACAGATAAGCCTTGTCTTCATCTTGTGTATgagatgtgggattccatgatAGAGAAGGTGAAAGTAGTGATATATCGGCATGAAGGCTTGGAAGAGGATCAATATAGCTCATTTTGGGGTGTGGTGTATGATATACTCATTGATCGGTGGACTAAAAATTCTACACCACTACATTGTTTGGCTCATTCCTTAAATCCTAA GTATTACTCCATTGAATGGATTTCGGAGAATCCAAAACGTATCCCTCCACATCGGGATCATGAAATTTCTATGGAAAGAAGCAAGTGTTTGGAGCGATACTTTGAAGATGAGAACGACTTAACGGTGGTGAAGTATGAGTTTGCTAAATTTTCAGGAGGGAG GCGCAATGAAGAGTACATACATACCGCAACAAAGATGTGGGATATTGCAGGAGACTCTTGGAATGAGAGCGACATGCATGGAGGAGCTGGAATTCTTGAGAATGCAGCTCTTACACTTGATGAGCCAGAGTTGGAGGCTATAGTTATTGGGAATGTTAACACTAGTGCTACTACTAGTGAAAGTGAAGTTCGAAGTGAAGCCATTGATCTTGAGGATGATGATATTTGGGTTTGA
- the LOC126713200 gene encoding protein CANDIDATE G-PROTEIN COUPLED RECEPTOR 7: MALSLSSRSVFLSFLLFLSLSLSFAEIRDTQIRSDVRPIIPFDEFGFTHTGRLELNVSGIAISDPNVDLSKVGFFLCTRDAWMHVLQQLEDGEVTCALLSDLVKPVFTFSNLKKNGDSFSTVFIETDADQFTLVFANCFGNQLKVSMDVRSAMYNLDGKSQRRDYLSAGKTILPRVYFLLSLGYFFLAGLWISVLYKKRLTVFRIHFFMLAVLILKALNLLCEAEDKSYIKRTGSAHGWDVLFYIFSFLKGITLFTLIVLIGTGWSFLKPYLQDKEKKVLMIVIPLQVVANIAQVAIDESGPFAQDWVTWKQIFLLVDVVCCCAVLFPIVWSIKNLREAARTDGKAAVNLMKLTLFRQYYIVVICYIYFTRVVVYALETITSYRYLWTSVVAGELATLAFYVFTGLKFKPEAHNPYFVIDDEEEEAAAEQLKLEDEFEL; this comes from the coding sequence ATGGCTCTGTCTCTGTCCTCCCGCTCCGTTttcctttccttccttctcttcctctctctttccctctccttCGCTGAGATCCGTGACACCCAGATCCGATCCGACGTCCGCCCCATAATCCCATTCGACGAGTTCGGGTTCACCCACACGGGTCGCCTCGAACTCAACGTGTCTGGGATCGCTATATCCGACCCGAATGTGGACCTGTCAAAAGTCGGGTTCTTTCTCTGTACCCGAGACGCATGGATGCACGTGCTCCAGCAACTCGAAGACGGAGAAGTCACGTGCGCCCTCCTCTCCGATTTGGTCAAGCCGGTTTTCACTTTCTCAAACCTGAAGAAAAACGGCGACAGCTTCAGTACAGTTTTTATCGAGACCGACGCCGATCAGTTCACGCTGGTTTTCGCCAACTGTTTCGGGAACCAGCTCAAGGTTTCGATGGATGTGAGATCGGCGATGTACAATCTCGACGGGAAGAGTCAACGGCGTGACTATCTCTCCGCCGGGAAAACGATTTTGCCTAGGGTTTACTTCTTGTTATCCTTGGGCTATTTCTTCCTCGCCGGACTTTGGATCTCCGTTTTGTACAAGAAGCGATTGACCGTGTTCCGCATCCATTTCTTCATGCTCGCGGTTCTGATTCTCAAAGCTCTGAATCTCCTCTGTGAAGCCGAAGACAAATCGTACATCAAGCGCACCGGTAGCGCTCACGGTTGGGACGTGTTGTTCTATATCTTCAGTTTCTTGAAAGGAATCACGCTCTTCACGCTGATCGTTTTGATCGGAACTGGATGGTCGTTTTTGAAGCCGTATTTGCAAGATAAGGAGAAGAAGGTTTTGATGATTGTGATTCCTTTACAGGTTGTGGCGAATATAGCTCAGGTCGCGATCGATGAGAGCGGTCCCTTCGCGCAAGATTGGGTTACGTGGAAGCAGATCTTCTTGCTCGTCGATGTGGTGTGTTGCTGTGCGGTTTTGTTCCCTATCGTTTGGTCGATTAAGAATCTCAGAGAAGCCGCGAGGACTGACGGGAAAGCCGCGGTGAATTTGATGAAATTGACTCTGTTTAGGCAGTACTACATTGTTGTGATTTGCTACATTTACTTCACGCGTGTTGTGGTTTATGCGTTGGAGACTATTACTTCGTATCGGTACCTCTGGACGAGTGTGGTGGCTGGAGAGTTAGCCACGCTTGCATTCTACGTGTTTACAGGGTTGAAGTTCAAGCCCGAGGCACACAATCCATATTTCGTGATCGATGATGAGGAGGAAGAGGCTGCAGCCGAGCAATTGAAGCTTGAGGATGAGTTTGAATTGTGA
- the LOC126713201 gene encoding endoglucanase CX-like, which produces MASATTFTMMMHILCLTLCSLSLFCSAFTSQDYSNALEKSILFFEGQRSGKLPSNQRLTWRGDSGQSDGSSYHVDLVGGYYDAGDNVKFGLPMAFTTTLLAWSVIEFGSSMHNQIENARAAIKWSTDYLLKAATAAPNTLYVQVGDPNMDHRCWERPEDMDTPRNVYKVSDQNPGSDVAAETAAALAAASIVFKDSDPSYSAKLLHTAMQVFDFADRHRGSYSDSLNSVVCPFYCSYSGYHDELLWGASWIHRASQNSSYLAYIQSNGHTLGADDDDYSFSWDDKRPGTKVLLSKDFLERTTQEFQIYKAHSDNYICSLIPGTSSFQAQYTPGGLLYKASESNLQYVTSTAFLLLTYAKYLSSNGGVATCSGSTVTAENLISHAKKQVDYILGDNPAKMSYMVGFGEKYPQHAHHRGSSLPSIHAHPDHIACNNGFQYLYSSSPNPNVLAGAIVGGPDNKDSFSDDRNNYQQAEPATYINAPFVGAVAFFSANPTTK; this is translated from the exons atggcTTCTGCCACCACATTTACCATGATGATGCACATTCTGTGCTTAACTCTTTGTTCCCTCAGTTTATTTTGCTCTGCCTTCACTTCTCAAGATTACTCTAACGCTCTTGAGAAATCCATCCTCTTCTTTGAGGGGCAGAGGTCTGGAAAATTGCCTTCAAACCAAAGGCTCACATGGAGGGGCGATTCCGGGCAGTCGGATGGCTCTTCTTATCAT GTGGACCTAGTAGGAGGTTATTATGATGCAGGAGATAATGTCAAGTTTGGCCTACCAATGGCCTTCACCACTACATTATTAGCATGGAGTGTGATTGAGTTTGGTAGCTCAATGCACAACCAGATTGAGAATGCCAGAGCTGCCATCAAATGGAGTACTGATTATCTTTTAAAAGCAGCCACTGCAGCCCCTAACACCTTATATGTCCAA GTGGGAGATCCAAACATGGATCATCGGTGCTGGGAGAGGCCTGAAGATATGGACACGCCACGCAACGTTTATAAGGTATCTGATCAAAACCCAGGGTCTGATGTAGCAGCAGAGACGGCCGCTGCACTGGCTGCAGCTTCAATAGTCTTCAAAGATTCTGACCCTTCTTACTCTGCAAAATTGCTTCATACAGCCATGCAA GTATTTGATTTTGCAGATAGGCATAGAGGTTCTTATAGTGACTCTCTCAATTCAGTTGTCTGCCCATTTTACTGTTCTTACTCAGGCTACCAT GATGAGCTTCTCTGGGGTGCTTCATGGATTCATAGAGCCTCACAGAACAGCTCATACTTGGCTTACATTCAGTCCAATGGCCACACTTTGGGCGCGGATGATGATGACTATTCCTTCAGTTGGGATGACAAGCGACCTGGGACCAAAGTTCTACTTTCCAAG GATTTTCTAGAGAGAACTACTCAAGAATTCCAGATATACAAAGCACACTCAGACAATTACATATGCTCCCTAATTCCAGGAACATCAAGTTTCCAGGCGCAATATACCCCTG GGGGACTGCTCTACAAAGCAAGTGAGAGCAATCTGCAGTATGTTACTTCCACAGCTTTCCTCCTCCTGACATATGCCAAGTATCTTAGCTCCAATGGAGGAGTTGCCACGTGTAGTGGTTCAACAGTCACTGCAGAAAATCTCATCTCACACGCAAAGAAGCAAGTTGACTACATTTTAGGTGATAATCCAGCAAAGATGTCTTACATGGTGGGGTTTGGGGAGAAGTACCCTCAACATGCCCACCATAGGGGCTCCTCTCTACCATCTATACATGCACACCCTGATCATATTGCCTGCAACAATGGATTTCAATACCTCTACTCTAGCTCACCCAATCCAAATGTCCTTGCTGGCGCCATAGTCGGCGGTCCTGATAACAAAGATAGTTTCTCTGATGACCGGAATAACTATCAGCAGGCTGAGCCAGCTACATATATAAATGCACCATTTGTTGGTGCTGTTGCTTTCTTCTCGGCCAACCCCACTACAAAGTAG
- the LOC126713202 gene encoding beta-carotene isomerase D27, chloroplastic isoform X1, whose translation MVVLSLQVVQFRPSPPQHFPLHSHRASKGNIIRCGIAEPSGEPAPLGQKTKYNDGFFERAFMTLFARKMEKFAAPAKAGTETKKNGWWDHDYESFVEVSKRVMQGRSRMQQQQVVREVLLSMLPPGAPAQFKNLFPPTKWAAEFNAALTVPFFQWLVGPSEVVEVEVDGVKQQSGVLIKKCRYLENSGCVGMCVNMCKFPTQDFFTNEFGLPLTMIPNFEDMSCEMVYGQVPPPFEEDPVSKQPCYADICSISNPSSSVCPKLQA comes from the exons ATGGTGGTCCTAAGCCTTCAAGTTGTCCAGTTTAGGCCTTCTCCTCCTCAACATTTTCCATTGCATAGCCATAGAGCAAGCAAAGGAAATATTATTCGATGTGGGATTGCAGAGCCATCAGGAGAGCCAGCTCCTTTAGGACAAAAAACAAAGTATAATGATGGGTTTTTTGAGAGGGCATTCATGACACTCTTTGCTAGGAAGATGGAGAAGTTCGCAGCTCCTGCAAAAGCTGGGACAGAAACTAAGAAGAATGGGTGGTGGGATCATGATTATGAGAGTTTTGTGGAAGTGTCTAAGAGAGTAATGCAAGGAAGGTCTCGCATGCAGCAACAGCAAGTGGTTCGTGAGGTGCTCTTGTCTATGCTCCCTCCAGGTGCGCCTGCTCAG TTCAAGAATTTATTTCCTCCAACAAAGTGGGCTGCAGAATTCAATGCAGCATTGACAGTGCCCTTCTTCCAGTGGTTAGTTGGGCCATCTGAG GTTGTGGAAGTAGAGGTAGATGGGGTGAAGCAACAGAGTGGAGTTCTTATAAAGAAGTGCAG GTATCTGGAGAACAGCGGGTGTGTAGGAATGTGCGTGAACATGTGCAAGTTTCCTACTCAAGATTTCTTCACCAATGAATTTGGGCTTCCATTAACCATGATACCAA ATTTTGAAGATATGAGTTGCGAAATGGTGTACGGCCAAGTTCCACCCCCATTTGAAGAGGATCCTGTGTCCAAACAGCCTTGTTATGCAGATATTT GCTCCATCTCAAATCCCAGCTCCAGTGTTTGTCCTAAACTACAAGCCTGA
- the LOC126713202 gene encoding uncharacterized protein LOC126713202 isoform X2, protein MVVLSLQVVQFRPSPPQHFPLHSHRASKGNIIRCGIAEPSGEPAPLGQKTKYNDGFFERAFMTLFARKMEKFAAPAKAGTETKKNGWWDHDYESFVEVSKRVMQGRSRMQQQQVVREVLLSMLPPGAPAQFKNLFPPTKWAAEFNAALTVPFFQWLVGPSECPLYYIILVSMRPLGCGSRGRWGEATEWSSYKEVQVSGEQRVCRNVREHVQVSYSRFLHQ, encoded by the exons ATGGTGGTCCTAAGCCTTCAAGTTGTCCAGTTTAGGCCTTCTCCTCCTCAACATTTTCCATTGCATAGCCATAGAGCAAGCAAAGGAAATATTATTCGATGTGGGATTGCAGAGCCATCAGGAGAGCCAGCTCCTTTAGGACAAAAAACAAAGTATAATGATGGGTTTTTTGAGAGGGCATTCATGACACTCTTTGCTAGGAAGATGGAGAAGTTCGCAGCTCCTGCAAAAGCTGGGACAGAAACTAAGAAGAATGGGTGGTGGGATCATGATTATGAGAGTTTTGTGGAAGTGTCTAAGAGAGTAATGCAAGGAAGGTCTCGCATGCAGCAACAGCAAGTGGTTCGTGAGGTGCTCTTGTCTATGCTCCCTCCAGGTGCGCCTGCTCAG TTCAAGAATTTATTTCCTCCAACAAAGTGGGCTGCAGAATTCAATGCAGCATTGACAGTGCCCTTCTTCCAGTGGTTAGTTGGGCCATCTGAG TGtcctttatattatattattttggtgAGCATGCGTCCACTAGGTTGTGGAAGTAGAGGTAGATGGGGTGAAGCAACAGAGTGGAGTTCTTATAAAGAAGTGCAG GTATCTGGAGAACAGCGGGTGTGTAGGAATGTGCGTGAACATGTGCAAGTTTCCTACTCAAGATTTCTTCACCAATGA